A genome region from Lytechinus pictus isolate F3 Inbred chromosome 14, Lp3.0, whole genome shotgun sequence includes the following:
- the LOC129275704 gene encoding E3 ubiquitin-protein ligase TRIM71-like: MAEKCESDKASSSSPNLICPLCLDIFVEATILTSCGHTFCRRCLKKYDLTHQDLDHMVCPLCREITKLSANRVDDLRLSVSINGCVDDYHAKCGGMNAVLEMCQKCTACKSLKDAVSFCLTCNCYMCDKCLHSHQQLTMFFDGHEIVSMDDVIEGKVSIGHLFEKCSIHKQENKDMFCEDCKVHVCHKCVLDDHQNHKIKNQVKGEQELRRKVTGLAQRCADKKAELEKNIQNIEIQRHDVHTAVQTLLDDVKQAYSIKAKELEENLRNLTDQINALKHSFDDDLDVLKSKDRQRIKSICSSITLVDNDRLGNLETDTLSAHILLCEELDTMLKEVTDHTSAEAIKKKAQEKRFKPADDTRLDLGSISGSDPKIEVIQCVDLRGTMLGMARYSHSTVAIGYGDYGQGIDIIDSNGGKQRYRNTPLSDMKCCDLVFQQDGSLCVSTGSYTEAYIYSPLGTRKATIHVRGNRNILKVNRGPTDEIIITNYGKQVYIYDPSGSTLKHTVQTKHDTWQASTTRTGLIVTSSCLDDPSVVTVYDRDGNAGESLQAPEDVHLYAAVDEQDRVYVASVDKKNSSIVIRLYDLDGLNLRERVEFNALDMTLDSYWCYLVSLSPDMLAFACDDKLYFIKVSL, encoded by the exons ATGGCTGAGAAGTGTGAATCAGACAAAGCATCAAGCTCTTCACCGAACCTGATATGTCCATTATGTCTTGATATATTTGTCGAGGCGACAATCCTGACTTCATGTGGACACACATTTTGTAGGCGATGCCTCAAGAAATACGATCTAACCCACCAGGACCTTGATCACATGGTCTGTCCTCTCTGCAGGGAGATCACCAAGTTGTCCGCCAACCGTGTCGATGATCTCCGCCTCAGTGTCTCCATCAACGGATGCGTAGACGATTACCACGCCAAGTGTGGAGGGATGAATGCTGTCCTTGAGATGTGCCAGAAATGCACCGCTTGCAAGTCTCTGAAAGACGCCGTGTCCTTCTGCTTAACATGTAATTGTTATATGTGTGATAAGTGTCTGCATTCTCATCAACAGCTTACCATGTTCTTCGACGGTCATGAGATTGTCTCCATGGATGATGTCATCGAAGGGAAGGTCAGCATTGGTCATTTATTCGAGAAGTGCTCCATCCACAAACAAGAGAACAAGGATATGTTTTGTGAGGATTGTAAGGTCCACGTCTGTCACAAGTGCGTACTCGATGatcatcaaaatcacaaaatcaagaaccaggttaaaggggaa CAGGAGTTGCGACGGAAg GTGACAGGCCTTGCCCAACGCTGTGCTGACAAGAAAGCAGAGCTAGAGAAGAACATTCAGAACATAGAAATACAACGTCATGATGTACACACTGCAGTGCAGACACTACTAGATGATGTCAAGCAAGCCTACAGCATCAAGGCCAAGGAGCTGGAAGAAAATCTTCGAAATCTCACCGACCAAATAAATGCCTTAAAGCATAGTTTTGATGACGACCTCGACGTCTTGAAGTCAAAAGATCGACAGAGGATCAAGAGTATTTGTAGTTCAATTACTTTGGTAGATAATGACAGACTGGGTAATCTTGAGACAGACACTCTATCTGCTCATATCTTGCTCTGTGAGGAGCTGGATACCATGCTGAAGGAGGTTACTGATCACACTTCTGCGGAAGCTATTAAGAAGAAAGCACAGGAGAAGAGGTTCAAACCAGCAGATGATACTCGTCTTGACCTCGGGAGCATATCAGGATCAGATCCCAAGATAGAAGTCATTCAGTGTGTTGATCTACGGGGAACGATGCTCGGTATGGCACGGTACTCCCATAGCACTGTCGCTATCGGGTATGGGGATTATGGACAAGGTATTGATATCATTGATTCAAATGGTGGAAAGCAGCGGTATAGAAACACACCCTTAAGTGACATGAAATGTTGTGATCTGGTCTTCCAACAGGACGGGTCGTTATGCGTGTCCACTGGTTCTTATACGGAAGCCTACATCTACTCTCCCCTTGGCACTAGGAAAGCAACAATTCACGTGAGAGGCAATAGAAATATTCTCAAAGTTAACAGAGGTCCAACAgatgaaatcatcattactaactaTGGAAAACAAGTCTATATCTATGACCCGTCAGGATCCACTCTTAAACACACTGTTCAAACAAAGCACGATACGTGGCAGGCATCTACCACCAGGACGGGTTTGATCGTCACGAGTTCATGTTTGGACGATCCAAGCGTTGTGACGGTCTATGACAGGGATGGGAATGCTGGTGAGTCTCTACAAGCTCCAGAGGATGTCCACCTGTATGCTGCCGTGGATGAGCAGGACAGGGTGTATGTAGCGAGTGTTGATAAGAAGAATAGTAGCATAGTGATCAGACTCTATGATCTTGATGGTCTGAACCTGAGGGAAAGAGTTGAGTTCAATGCACTAGATATGACATTGGATAGTTATTGGTGTTACTTGGTTTCCCTCTCCCCAGACATGCTCGCCTTTGCTTGTGATGATAAGTTATATTTCATCAAAGTATCATTGTAA